One region of Streptomyces sp. TLI_171 genomic DNA includes:
- a CDS encoding SulP family inorganic anion transporter has product MRPAALRARLRGVGRPKASDVSAGLVTGLFSIPEGMAYAAIGGFNPVSGIYAGVVPTLLGSLFSRTVLMVTTLTSALALTSQSVVKEAGLDALDGGNIATLAVLAGVVMLLLGVLRLGVVMSFVSNAVMTGFSTGIALQIVTGSLKDATGYQPAGHNKLRQLGDWIVHIGDWQPAAVLTALAAVAVWALVRLVPRLKPVAVLVALLVVSMAVGFLGTQVELAGDIAPIPGALPAFTAPDPSAVGALLPGAFAVALVGLAQAASIGPSVPNPDGTRSSVNGDFVAQGLGNIGGGLFGALPTGGSMSRTGVAVSAGARTRWTGVFAALWLALLVLTLGSLAERIPMPVIGGLIIVIGCELVVGRLPDIALVLRTSPLSATAMTATFLATTQLPLQQAIVIGAVLSLLLYCGQAARRSRLHRLEQDGEGRWLISDAPARIEPGTVTVLLYDGVSLFAETPRIDEQWPDTTGARGAAVVLGLRGVPDVPSSAVLKLLRRYARDLRAHGGRLYLAGVEPRLRAVLHRTGLTAELGEDAVLPPTSDIFGSQQEATARAARWVEEASRGEQHG; this is encoded by the coding sequence GTGAGGCCGGCAGCCCTGCGGGCCCGGCTGCGGGGGGTGGGCCGGCCGAAGGCCTCGGACGTCTCAGCCGGTCTGGTGACCGGCCTCTTCTCCATCCCGGAGGGCATGGCGTACGCGGCGATCGGCGGCTTCAACCCGGTCTCCGGCATCTACGCCGGCGTCGTTCCCACCCTGCTGGGCTCCCTCTTCTCCCGCACCGTGCTGATGGTCACCACCCTCACCTCGGCCCTCGCCCTGACCTCGCAGAGCGTCGTCAAGGAGGCCGGGCTCGACGCCCTGGACGGGGGCAACATCGCCACCCTGGCCGTGCTGGCCGGGGTGGTCATGCTCCTCCTCGGCGTGCTGCGGCTCGGGGTGGTCATGTCGTTCGTCTCCAACGCGGTGATGACCGGGTTCTCCACCGGCATCGCACTGCAGATCGTCACCGGCTCGCTCAAGGACGCCACGGGCTACCAGCCGGCCGGCCACAACAAGCTCCGCCAGCTCGGCGACTGGATCGTCCACATCGGGGACTGGCAGCCGGCGGCGGTCCTCACCGCACTCGCGGCGGTCGCCGTCTGGGCCCTGGTGCGCCTCGTGCCGCGACTGAAGCCGGTCGCCGTCCTGGTCGCCCTGCTCGTGGTCAGCATGGCCGTCGGATTCCTCGGCACCCAGGTGGAACTGGCGGGCGACATCGCCCCGATCCCCGGCGCCCTGCCCGCCTTCACCGCCCCCGACCCGTCGGCCGTCGGCGCGCTGCTGCCCGGCGCCTTCGCCGTCGCCCTCGTCGGCCTCGCCCAGGCCGCCTCCATCGGGCCCAGCGTGCCCAACCCCGACGGCACCAGGTCCTCCGTCAACGGCGACTTCGTCGCCCAGGGCCTCGGCAACATCGGCGGCGGCCTGTTCGGGGCCCTGCCCACCGGTGGCTCGATGTCCCGCACCGGCGTCGCCGTCAGCGCGGGCGCCCGCACCCGGTGGACCGGGGTCTTCGCCGCGCTGTGGCTCGCGCTGCTCGTCCTCACCCTCGGCTCGCTCGCCGAACGCATCCCGATGCCGGTGATCGGCGGCCTGATCATCGTCATCGGCTGCGAGCTGGTGGTCGGCCGCCTCCCGGACATCGCCCTCGTGCTGCGCACCTCCCCGCTGTCGGCCACGGCGATGACCGCCACCTTTCTGGCCACCACCCAGCTTCCGCTCCAGCAGGCCATCGTCATCGGAGCGGTCCTCTCGCTCCTGCTGTACTGCGGGCAGGCGGCCCGCCGGAGCCGGCTCCACCGACTGGAGCAGGACGGCGAGGGCCGGTGGCTGATCTCCGACGCCCCGGCCCGGATCGAACCCGGCACCGTCACCGTCCTGCTCTACGACGGCGTCTCGCTGTTCGCCGAGACGCCCCGGATCGACGAACAGTGGCCCGACACCACCGGCGCGCGCGGCGCGGCCGTCGTCCTGGGCCTGCGCGGTGTCCCCGACGTCCCCTCCTCAGCCGTACTGAAACTGCTACGACGCTACGCACGCGACCTTCGCGCCCACGGCGGCCGCCTCTACCTGGCGGGCGTCGAACCCCGTCTCCGGGCCGTCCTCCACCGCACCGGCCTCACCGCGGAACTGGGCGAGGACGCCGTCCTGCCCCCCACCAGCGACATCTTCGGCTCGCAGCAGGAAGCCACGGCCCGCGCGGCGCGGTGGGTCGAGGAGGCCTCGCGCGGCGAACAGCACGGCTGA